The Ornithodoros turicata isolate Travis chromosome 7, ASM3712646v1, whole genome shotgun sequence genome includes a region encoding these proteins:
- the LOC135399516 gene encoding uncharacterized protein LOC135399516 — MALDDQVLVALMRLRLGLLLHDLSFRFEVSTDAVSRVFGCIVSELASFTRKYLGFWLARDTIKRTLPDVFVDYQSVTCIIDCFELFMERPTNLNRRSTTYSQYKSHNTAKVLHVIAHNGFVMSISIPYGGRPSDRFITSDSGVVKLLAPGDEILADRGFTISDIIPVGVKLALRSFSKGRPQIGVPEVVASRRLARLRIHVERSIRRLKCFRILKHFPSSIFAKKPLAKMFL; from the coding sequence ATGGCACTTGATGATCAAGTGCTCGTGGCACTGATGAGGTTGCGCCTGGGACTGCTTCTCCATGACCTCAGCTTTCGGTTTGAAGTATCAACAGATGCTGTCAGCAGGGTTTTCGGCTGCATTGTGTCGGAGCTTGCCAGTTTCACAAGGAAATATCTGGGGTTTTGGTTGGCCAGAGACACAATCAAAAGAACATTGCCGGACGTCTTCGTCGACTACCAGTCTGTTACGTGTATCATTGACTGTTTTGAACTCTTTATGGAGAGACCCACTAATCTTAATCGAAGGAGTACAACCTACAGTCAGTACAAATCACATAACACTGCAAAAGTCTTGCATGTGATTGCACATAATGGTTTTGTGATGTCCATCTCAATACCATACGGTGGTCGTCCCAGTGATCGTTTCATCACGTCAGACAGTGGCGTTGTAAAGCTCCTCGCACCAGGTGATGAAATTCTTGCAGACCGGGGGTTCACCATATCTGACATAATTCCTGTAGGTGTTAAACTCGCGCTGCGAAGCTTCTCAAAGGGCCGACCTCAAATTGGTGTTCCAGAAGTGGTGGCTTCACGTCGCCTAGCTAGGCTGCGCATTCACGTTGAGCGCTCAATCAGACGTCTTAAATGTTTCAGAATATTGAAACATTTTCCCTCCAGCATTTTTGCTAAAAAGCCACTGGCTAAGATGTTCTTGTAG